From a single Paludibacter jiangxiensis genomic region:
- a CDS encoding 3'-5' exonuclease — MQLNLKNPLVIFDLETTGMNIASDRIVEISYLKVSPNGKEECKTLRLNPEMPIPPQSTEIHGISDADVADCPTFVEVAKNLAKDIEGCDLAGYNSNRFDIPLLAEEFIRADVDIDLMKRKFIDVQTIFYKKEPRTLSAAFKFYCDGDLENAHSAEADTRATYEVLKAQLDRYEDLENDVNYLSKFSSFNRNADFAGRIVLDDNDEEIFNFGKYKGQKVADVLKRDPGYYGWILQGDFTLHTKKVITNVKLRSFNK, encoded by the coding sequence ATGCAGTTAAATTTAAAAAATCCGTTGGTCATTTTCGACCTGGAAACAACAGGTATGAATATTGCTTCCGATCGGATAGTTGAAATCTCGTACCTGAAAGTTTCTCCAAACGGGAAAGAAGAGTGTAAAACTTTAAGACTAAACCCCGAAATGCCTATTCCGCCTCAGTCGACTGAAATTCACGGTATTTCGGACGCAGATGTGGCCGATTGTCCGACATTTGTCGAAGTGGCTAAAAATTTGGCAAAGGACATCGAAGGATGCGATTTGGCGGGCTACAATTCCAACCGTTTCGATATTCCGCTGTTGGCCGAAGAGTTTATTCGTGCCGATGTGGATATTGATTTGATGAAACGCAAATTTATTGATGTACAGACTATTTTCTACAAAAAAGAACCCCGAACACTCTCTGCCGCTTTCAAATTCTACTGCGACGGTGATCTGGAAAATGCCCATAGCGCAGAGGCCGACACCCGTGCAACCTACGAAGTGTTGAAAGCTCAGCTTGATCGTTATGAAGACCTGGAGAACGATGTGAACTATCTCTCTAAATTCTCGTCGTTTAACCGTAATGCCGATTTTGCAGGGCGTATTGTGCTGGATGATAATGATGAAGAAATTTTCAACTTTGGAAAATACAAAGGACAAAAGGTGGCTGATGTTTTGAAACGTGATCCCGGTTATTACGGCTGGATTTTGCAGGGCGACTTTACCCTTCATACCAAAAAGGTAATTACGAATGTGAAACTGAGGAGTTTCAATAAATAA